The Bacteroidota bacterium nucleotide sequence TCATCCTCAACCTGAAAGGTGTGCGCTTTAAGCCAACAGATGTCATGGATAGCAATATCCATCTCGTGCTAAGGGGACCTGGAGAGTGGACAGCAAAAGACATCGGCGATGCTACTAGCGATTACGAAGTGCTGAACCCGGACTTCCACATTGCTCACCTTTCTGAAGGTGCAGAATTGTCTGTTGAACTTCGGATGGGCAGAGGTACAGGCTATGTACCTTCAGATGAGAACAAGCAGTCTGACGATCCTATCGGCGTGATTGCTATTGATTCTATCTTTACGCCAATCAAAAACGTAAAGTATGTAGTCAAGCCTACCCGTGTAGGTCAGAAAATCGACTATGAACGCCTGATTTTCGAAATAACCACCGACGGGTCGGTGTCACCAGAGGAAGCTCTACATCAGGCTGCCCTGATCTTGCGTGATCATGTAGCCATGTTCCTCAAAATTGACGAGCCAACCCAGCCTACGGTAGAAGAGAAAGAGGTTGACGCGGAAGTACAACGTATCCGTGAACTGCTTTCACAGACTGTGGATGAACTCGACTTGTCAGTTCGTGCGCACAACTGCCTGAAAGCAGCCAACATCAAGAACATTGGTGATCTGGTACGCCGCGATGAACCTGAAATGTTGAAATTCCGCAACTTTGGTAGAAAGTCGCTGCAAGAATTGATGCAGGTTCTCGAAGAACGTGGGCTACACTTTGGAATGGACGTAGACAAATACCTCCAGGATTAAATTTGATGTGTGCCGCGGCTACCCCCACGTAGCTGTATATAGCACACCGCGATATAACCATGAGACATCAGAAAAAAGGATTTAAGCTCGGCCGTACGAGTGCGCATCGCAAAGCCACATTGGCTTCAATGTCGCATGCTTTGATTGCACACAAGCGCATTACAACAACGTG carries:
- a CDS encoding DNA-directed RNA polymerase subunit alpha, which translates into the protein MSTYTIQMPDGVQPEEITDTHGVFVVQPLERGYGVTIGNALRRVLLSSLEGVAVTAIKIDGVQHEFSTIPGVMEDASDIILNLKGVRFKPTDVMDSNIHLVLRGPGEWTAKDIGDATSDYEVLNPDFHIAHLSEGAELSVELRMGRGTGYVPSDENKQSDDPIGVIAIDSIFTPIKNVKYVVKPTRVGQKIDYERLIFEITTDGSVSPEEALHQAALILRDHVAMFLKIDEPTQPTVEEKEVDAEVQRIRELLSQTVDELDLSVRAHNCLKAANIKNIGDLVRRDEPEMLKFRNFGRKSLQELMQVLEERGLHFGMDVDKYLQD